A region of the Yarrowia lipolytica chromosome 1C, complete sequence genome:
TGAATAATATCCAGGGATCGACCAAACACATGAGGCGTTTGTATTGACTCTTTCTTGGGGGCTTATTTTAGAGGTCTCGGCAAATGTATACTGTCGGTACAGTATTGAGCTTTCAGCCTTGCTATGATTATGCTCTCATCGACCACCGTGCAATTTGCAATGTCCGACCTCCGATGTCCGAGGAATcaggaagaaaaaaacggGTTGGGAAGTTGCTGCgttggttggttggttgtGGTTGCCCTGTTGAATGTTCTTTGTTCGCCAATCACGCCGCTGTTTTCACTACAAATGGTATccttgtaccggtacgagtgCGCACACGATAgctagctacaagtaggtagCATGGCACTTTTCTCATCCCCACAGGCAGGTCTCCCTGTACTTGGCACTGTCTACAGTAGCCAGTGTGTATTATGTGGAGCTATGTCTTAGTTGTACATcctgtgtgtgtgtgtgtgacTCTGTAAGTTGAAAGTCACGGTTAACATTTCAGCCGGAAAAACCTTTAGAGGACCCAGGCAGCGACTTGTATCGCAGAGTCGAGCTATAGCTCTCGAGCTATTGTAATGGCAGCTACGACAGGCGGGTTTTTCTGGAGTCTAAAGAAGTTTGGCATTTGTAGTGTGTAAATACTGTCATGGCAGTCACAACCCTACCTCAGCCTAAGATCCAAAGAGGAGGCTGTTACAGTGATGCATAGTAGACGTGCCGACGGAATGTGAGATACGAGTACCGAATATAGAGTGAAGATACTCGGAGAACGAGAAATGGGGTGGTGTAGGCGATTAGATCTGTCGGatgttgtacaagtatgtactggaaCCTCCCAGAACGGTCACATTCCTTCTGCGCGAGTCCTAAATGTTGTcttgtctctctctcactATTGTCCTCAATATGCTGCACCATACACAACCAATTCTAGTGCTGCAATCTGATGACAGACGAACAGTATTCGAGAAAGTACAAATAACACTCCATCCAGATAacctatatatataaacacGCGAAACTGCGACCATTGGCTGCACACACGGCCAATCGACAGTGTGGACACATCTATCTGCGTCCGTGCAGTGGCTCACACTGGATTGTCACAAGTGAACGCAACCGACACAACCGAAAACCTAACCTTAGCACTTCCATATTCAGACACAACGCGTTGCGGTCTGGAGTGGCATTGAATGAATTGGTACATGTGGTGCCAAATACCTTGGTGGATCTCTGATAATTACACAGAAGGTACACAGCACCACATCCTGCTGTAATATGTACGCCCCTTGCACATATTCCGCTCTTACTAAGCATTATCCACAGTAACCCTATACTCCCTGATAGACAGTACAAGCTCACACTATACTACATTACCAGTacctactcgtacaagcTACAAGCTACAAGTGCCCGTGCAATACCTAGCTACAAAATCCAACATGGAATACACACAATATGTCATTCCAGTATCAAGTATACCCTTCTTGATCCGGGTTGCTAGCCCTGCAAATGCCACCGAAGTCCTGCTCAATGTCTACAGTCTAATCTGCCAGATATTCACAGTATGGGTGACTCAAGGAACCAAATACCATTGGCTGGCACGCGTACCAAGAATCGTGTCATTCATACATACGTTCCACACCCTCGAAAAGTTCCACATCGCACCAGAAACATCCCCATTGGCGTGGCTTGCAGTTCTCAATCTCATAACAGGAGAAATATCGCTGCGGAGATCTAAACGAGCCAACATACCACCACTATCATGATACGGGGACAAGTACCATACGTCATATTAATTCTAAGGTCATAATCATTAATGTACATCATATCATGCTAACTAAAATTTGTTGGAAAAGTCAAActggttgttgttgttgttgttgttgttggggGGAGACTGTCCATATTGAGGATTGGGCGTGTAGAACTGATCCACTGAGGGAGCAACTCCCGAGCCCATCATCGGGTTGTTGCTGCCCATCTGCGTAGGTGAAGTGGCCATCTGAACGTTGTTGTTCACTGGCTGGATTGTGGGTTGGAAAGTGGACTGTTGTGACATCATGGAGAGTCGGTTGGGGTCCGTCTGCATGGCAGCGTTCTGAAGCGCCATCTGGTTGGCCTGCGTATTGTCCAAGGGGATCGTGTGCATGTGCTCGCCGTTCATGTAGTACGAATCCACGTCGTACATGGACGACTCAATGCCCCGGTTGACGTTGGGGTTGGGTCGCAGCTGTCCTGGTGACGTCTGGAAGCCTCCCGTGGGAGACATTTGGCCCAAAGGCGCCTGCTGCACATAGCTGGGAGACTGCTGCATGTAGCTAGCGCCCTGAGGAGACTGTTGCATGTAGCTAGCGCCCTGGGGAGACATGCCCTGAGGAGACATGTTCTGCACAGCAGCCACCTCTTGAGGAGAACCATAGTGGTCAGGAGTCACTCCAGAGGTGGTAGGGGAGTACGGCTCAGACAGACGAGGGGTCTCGGCGTTTCCATAGGGGGAGTCCTTGTAAGGAGAGTTGAGTTGATCTCCAAACTTCTGTCCTCCAAACCGATCAGGTCGAGGAGTGGAAGGGTCAAGCATTCCATGGGGCAAATCGAGATCCAcctcggagaagatggggtccatgtcgtccttgttgtAAGAAGGCACGTAGTTGGGGTTATCGGCAATGAGCTTGGCTCGTCGCTCCAGGTCATCAAAGGCGCCCTTGTGCCACTCCTCTCGAACAATATCAATGTCCCGAGGTCGGAAGATCTTGTTGAAGGAGAGAACGGCAAAATGGGGAAGCAGAGCTGCCACCACACCAAGCAGAAGAACGGCCCAGTAGGTGGTGGATCCAAAGACCATGGGAGCAGCCTTGTAGAACTCaatggagaaggtggaACAGGTGTAGACACCAATCCAGAAGTAGACAAGCAGAATCGaaatggagaagatgaggatCGACACCCAGTCCCATCGGTACTGGTTCATGATGACGTACATGTTGCATGCAATCACACAAATGGACGCCACAGGAATACCCATGAAGAACCGATGATCCATGGCCAGACCATCGGATCGAACCGAAGCGGTGTTGTAGAACATGAGGAaggggaagaagaaacacaCAAGCGACTGGTACAGGCCATCGACAGTGTATTCGACAAATCGACGCATGCCCCATTCAATACCAAGAATACCACTTCGGTAGAGCTGAGGAACCGCAATGCAAATGTAGTCGGGCACATCCTGGTCAAGGACACCGAGGAAGATGATCGGCAGAGAAGTGAAGGCCAGGTTGTAGAACATGACAATAGTGTAGTCGTAGAGGTAGGCAGCATCAAAGGTATTGAAACATCCGTACCAGAACAGCGTGAACGTGAAAACCAAGTTCTTGTAAAAGAAGTTGGGAATCATTTCAGCCAGACGCTTGTAATCCCACCGTCCGTGGACCAGCAGTAGTCTGTCCAGGAACCGGAACTGACCAATGGCGTAATCCGAACACATAACGGCCTGACGACCTTCCTCTCCGGCAATACCAACTCCGACATCAGCCTCCTGGATCATAGCCACGTCGTTGGCTCCGTCTCCAATAGACAGAGTCATGACTGTAAGAGTGTTCTTCACCAGACGAACGACAGCAGCCTTCTGAGCGGGAGAGACTCGACAGCACAGCACAGATCGACACTGTTtgcacagcagcaggaacTGGGTAGAAATCTCCGACTGGAGAGCATAAGTCAGCGCCTCACCGTCAATGATGACGGCAAAGTTGCCCTTAGGAGGCGAGTGATCGTTCTTCGCAGCCTCAAGCTCCTCATAGCTGCCAGACATGCTAAAGTACTGAGACAGATACTTCTCGATGGATCGACGAACAGCGGCCTTGGGGGTAGCTCCCTTGGTCGAGTCATTGTCGTCTGTATCAGCTCTGAtgaccagcagctccatgTCGTTGTTAAGAAGGTTGCAAGAGAAACCAATATTGATGGCGGTCTCGACCTTGTCACCCGTCAAAACCCACAGTTTAATGCCGGCCTTGGCCAACAGCTCGATGGCTTCGGGCACACCGTCCTGAAGCCGATCCTCAATGGCAGTGCCTCCAATGAGCTCCAGCTCGCATTCAATGCTGGAagcaacctcctccatcttttcCTCTCGGTCCTCcagagaagcagaagcCTCCTCGTGACGCAGGTTCCActcctcgtactccttTCGCGACAGTTCTCGCTGAGCAAGACACAGAGTTCGAAGACCCTCCTCTGCAAACTCAGAGAGCTGAGCTGCCGTCTCCTGTCGCATTCTTGTCTGCTGGTTGGGCTTGAGACGACTGTAGATGACCGAATCAGCACCCTTGCAGAACAGCAGAATCTTGTTGCCGCCCTTGTGAGGCACCTTGACAATGGCAGACATTCGCTTTCGGGTCGAGTTGAACTCCAGAGTGTTGAGAATCTGGTACTCAGACCGATGACCCTGTCTGTCGACAACAGCTCCTCGCTGAGTTCGGTCAAGGAAGGTGAACCCCATGTCTCGAGCAGTGGCGACAAGAGCAGCCTCATCGGGAGATTGGGCCTTGAACTCAATTACGTCATCCTTGACCTCGGTGACCACGGAATGACACAGGGCAAGCGCCAACATGAAATGTCGACACGCCTCTCCCTGGGGACCATCAGAGCCAACATCTCGAGCAAACTCGGACGACACAAACGTCACgttctcgtccttgagctgagGATTATCGTCAATTTTTCgaagctccttgagcatgAGCTCTCGATCCTTTGTGATTCGGCCTCGCATCTCTCgagcctccttgtccacATCGGCGCCTTGCCGTTTCCGCATACCGGCAGTGGCTTCAGTGTATGCCAGACCGTACTCTTTGCCATTGATGGTGGCCTTTTTGAACTCCATAACGTTCTGAGTCAACGTACCAGTCTTGTCTGAGAAGATGTACTCAATCTGACCGAGATCATCTGAGATATTCCACGACTTTGGTGTACACGGATAATCGATCGGAGCGTAGTACATCTGGACATCGGAGTAAATGAAGAATGCCTGGATAGTTTTGACAATTTCAATCGAAATGTAGAGGGAAATAGGAACCAAAGACTGGTACAGAATGAGGGAAGCAAAGAAAGTGACCAGACCTCCAACAGACGCGTTTCCAGCAATCAAACCAAACTCAAAGACCTTCATCGATGTTCCACTCTTGTCAAAGATGACTCCGTTGACAATACCAGAGACGAAACAGATCATGAACAGGAGACCAAAGTTGAGGAAAACCATAACGTTGAGCTCTCGAGACATCTTGGACCGCTTACTGGGAGTCTCACCGGCGTTGAGCATGATCTTAGTGTCCTCACCGGTGTAAATAACGATACCAATAACCCAGTCAGTGTTTCTGAGCGTGCAGCCTCGCAACAacatgttgttgatgttgatgggCTCCTGGGtgtcctccagagactcgtCCTCCTTTCGGTTGAGCCACTTGGCCACACCGTTGTAGGAGTACAAGTTGGGCTGAGGGCCCTCGGACTCGATTCGGAATCGAGCTCGTtccaggtcacgtgaatgcCGAATTCCATCACCGCACTTGAGAGCCTGACGCACCTTGAGGTTGGTCTCACCATCCAGGTTCTTGGTTTCCACGTAACAGGCACCATCAGAGTCCGAAGTGGACAGAACCACGAGATCGGCAGGCACCTCCACGTCTGGTCGAACACGCACAATGTCTCCGACTCGCACGTTCTTCCAGTAGTCCGTTTTGAACTTGGCTCGCTCGGGAATAGTGATGAAGGGGTCCATGACCGAGCCGTACTGGGCTCCCAGCGGTTTCTGGGCCTCTCGTTTGATGGACTCATTGGCCAGATCTGCCTCGCTGGCGAAGGGGTTGTTGTTACCAAAGCCAGACGAAGGCATATCCGACAAGGGATAGGCCTGGTTGCCTCGGTTATCTGATGCAATCGAGACGATACTCTCTACGGTTTTGCTGGCGGCCAGCTCCAGGTTGTAGGGCGAGTTGCCCTTGccgtccttctccttcttcatcttctttccCGCGTTGGTCACGGTCCGGGTGCATGCCTTTTTGAATTTTCGCCACAGCGAAATGTGGTCGTCCACGACGTTGTGGTTGGGCATTTCGCGGAGGATCTGTGTGGGTGTGTTGTTGACGCCCATATCGAGGACTGTTCGTCGCCAATCCTCAATCGCATCTTTGACGGCTGTGATGACGATAATCACGATTAGAGGTAGCGTTGCCAGTCCCGGTGACAGCACACCGAAAATGGGGAAGAACTGCGTTAGTATTGGATGTTGAGTGGGAATGTCTGTTTCGCCTATGACTATAAAGTGACATTGTCTGCGCTGCGCTGACCAGCTGTGCTGCGTGGATGTCTCTTGTGTCCATCCGTCTCTCTATACTCACACCTAAAATCAAAATGAGCAGGAAATAAATATTGGCCACATTTCGAAACTGGTAAAACAAGTTTTTTGGAATGAAAGTCAATGGCGTGTACTTTGTCGTTCGGATCTTGTTTCGGGGATAGTCCTCCATAGGGAAACCGGTGTCGGGGTTGACTGCGCTGGGTGGCAATACCTGGTTGAAGTAGATGGTTCTGGGGCCCTTGACAGGCTTGTCGTTCATCTTTCCCTGGTTTCCACTATGTTGACGAATCGAGTGTTTCCGGTTAAAAATGGACTTGGACCGCTTTGGCCGGCCCTTGGCGTTGTGTTGTGTGCCCCATCGGTTTCGCTTCATCTTTGTGTTGGACCGTGTGAGCGTCTCAAAGCCCTCGTGGATCCGGTCTCCCAGCTGGTGGAACGGCTTGGATAGTCTATTTGAGACCCGCCTCGAGGGGCCCTCATTGGAGTCGTACTCGCCGTCCGCCAGCTCGCTGTCCTCGGCCAGCGTGTC
Encoded here:
- a CDS encoding uncharacterized protein (Compare to YALI0C00495g, similar to uniprot|Q12675 Saccharomyces cerevisiae YDR093W Potential phospholipid-transporting ATPase 2 (EC 3. 6.3.1), similar to Saccharomyces cerevisiae DNF2 (YDR093W) and DNF1 (YER166W); ancestral locus Anc_8.231), with amino-acid sequence MPTHISFNNSEDNSDSSVSKPNKAHTHTHPHEHPIGGNPPGYTRDPQNSPALSYNWDEERLNVPSKRDERSSSNKNNTTNRVYTHNNDSSNSYLDDYTSYTDDDPDDKQNPFSSTNDITRHNEDDTLAEDSELADGEYDSNEGPSRRVSNRLSKPFHQLGDRIHEGFETLTRSNTKMKRNRWGTQHNAKGRPKRSKSIFNRKHSIRQHSGNQGKMNDKPVKGPRTIYFNQVLPPSAVNPDTGFPMEDYPRNKIRTTKYTPLTFIPKNLFYQFRNVANIYFLLILILGFFPIFGVLSPGLATLPLIVIIVITAVKDAIEDWRRTVLDMGVNNTPTQILREMPNHNVVDDHISLWRKFKKACTRTVTNAGKKMKKEKDGKGNSPYNLELAASKTVESIVSIASDNRGNQAYPLSDMPSSGFGNNNPFASEADLANESIKREAQKPLGAQYGSVMDPFITIPERAKFKTDYWKNVRVGDIVRVRPDVEVPADLVVLSTSDSDGACYVETKNLDGETNLKVRQALKCGDGIRHSRDLERARFRIESEGPQPNLYSYNGVAKWLNRKEDESLEDTQEPININNMLLRGCTLRNTDWVIGIVIYTGEDTKIMLNAGETPSKRSKMSRELNVMVFLNFGLLFMICFVSGIVNGVIFDKSGTSMKVFEFGLIAGNASVGGLVTFFASLILYQSLVPISLYISIEIVKTIQAFFIYSDVQMYYAPIDYPCTPKSWNISDDLGQIEYIFSDKTGTLTQNVMEFKKATINGKEYGLAYTEATAGMRKRQGADVDKEAREMRGRITKDRELMLKELRKIDDNPQLKDENVTFVSSEFARDVGSDGPQGEACRHFMLALALCHSVVTEVKDDVIEFKAQSPDEAALVATARDMGFTFLDRTQRGAVVDRQGHRSEYQILNTLEFNSTRKRMSAIVKVPHKGGNKILLFCKGADSVIYSRLKPNQQTRMRQETAAQLSEFAEEGLRTLCLAQRELSRKEYEEWNLRHEEASASLEDREEKMEEVASSIECELELIGGTAIEDRLQDGVPEAIELLAKAGIKLWVLTGDKVETAINIGFSCNLLNNDMELLVIRADTDDNDSTKGATPKAAVRRSIEKYLSQYFSMSGSYEELEAAKNDHSPPKGNFAVIIDGEALTYALQSEISTQFLLLCKQCRSVLCCRVSPAQKAAVVRLVKNTLTVMTLSIGDGANDVAMIQEADVGVGIAGEEGRQAVMCSDYAIGQFRFLDRLLLVHGRWDYKRLAEMIPNFFYKNLVFTFTLFWYGCFNTFDAAYLYDYTIVMFYNLAFTSLPIIFLGVLDQDVPDYICIAVPQLYRSGILGIEWGMRRFVEYTVDGLYQSLVCFFFPFLMFYNTASVRSDGLAMDHRFFMGIPVASICVIACNMYVIMNQYRWDWVSILIFSISILLVYFWIGVYTCSTFSIEFYKAAPMVFGSTTYWAVLLLGVVAALLPHFAVLSFNKIFRPRDIDIVREEWHKGAFDDLERRAKLIADNPNYVPSYNKDDMDPIFSEVDLDLPHGMLDPSTPRPDRFGGQKFGDQLNSPYKDSPYGNAETPRLSEPYSPTTSGVTPDHYGSPQEVAAVQNMSPQGMSPQGASYMQQSPQGASYMQQSPSYVQQAPLGQMSPTGGFQTSPGQLRPNPNVNRGIESSMYDVDSYYMNGEHMHTIPLDNTQANQMALQNAAMQTDPNRLSMMSQQSTFQPTIQPVNNNVQMATSPTQMGSNNPMMGSGVAPSVDQFYTPNPQYGQSPPNNNNNNNNQFDFSNKF